In Acidobacteriota bacterium, the DNA window TGCCCCGAGGGGGCCATCACCCTCACCGACGACGGCATCCTCATCGACCGGAACGGGTGCAGCCGCTGCGGCAGCTGCGTCGCGGCGTGCCTGCCGGGGGCGCTCGCGCTGTCGGGCAGGAAAATGACGGTCGAGGAGGTCTGGAGCGTCGTCAAAAGGGACCGGGACTACTACGAAGTCTCGGGGGGCGGCGTCACCTGCTCCGGCGGGGAGGTCCTCGGCCAGCCCGAATTCGTCGCCGCCCTCTTCCGGCGCTGCCGGGCGGAGGGGATCCACACCTGCGCCGACACCTCCGGCTGGGGGAGCCCCGAAGCGATGGAAACGGTGCTCCGGGAAAGCGACCTGGTCTACTTCGACCTGAAGCACCTGGACCCGGCGGAGCACCGGAAGCTGTGCGGGCGGTCGAACGGGCCCATCCTCCGGAACCTCGAGCTGACGGTCGCGCGCGGGGTCCCGCTGGTGGTGCGCCTGCCGCTGGTCCCCGGCTGCAACGACACCGATGAAAACCTCGCGGCCACGGGCGCCCTCGTCGCGCGCCTGGCCGCCGGCGCCGAGGTCCACCTCCTCCCCTACCACCATTACGG includes these proteins:
- a CDS encoding glycyl-radical enzyme activating protein codes for the protein MSAVEGMVFNIQRYSIDDGPGVRTTVFLKGCPLSCIWCSNPESLDPLPEVTWRYTSCRRCGTCVAACPEGAITLTDDGILIDRNGCSRCGSCVAACLPGALALSGRKMTVEEVWSVVKRDRDYYEVSGGGVTCSGGEVLGQPEFVAALFRRCRAEGIHTCADTSGWGSPEAMETVLRESDLVYFDLKHLDPAEHRKLCGRSNGPILRNLELTVARGVPLVVRLPLVPGCNDTDENLAATGALVARLAAGAEVHLLPYHHYGESKYRMLGKEYPLPEVESPAPEALERAKTIIESYGLKCDIKK